In a single window of the Abyssibacter profundi genome:
- a CDS encoding copper chaperone PCu(A)C, whose protein sequence is MKRSLLGAILVAVFALTGCGQPKDPIVVEDGWVRALPPGAKMTAGYVSITNNGDGELRMLGVSSPNFGRIEMHSVYLEDGVQQMRMVDGYKIAPGETLTLASGGDHLMMRFPRDLEQSNGQIPVSLAFRGADGELVSVESRFDLRQSAP, encoded by the coding sequence ATGAAACGAAGCCTGCTTGGCGCCATATTGGTCGCCGTGTTTGCCTTGACCGGTTGCGGTCAGCCCAAGGACCCCATCGTGGTCGAAGATGGCTGGGTGCGTGCCCTGCCACCGGGGGCGAAGATGACGGCCGGCTACGTCAGCATTACCAACAACGGTGACGGCGAACTCCGGATGCTGGGTGTTTCCAGCCCCAATTTCGGCCGGATCGAAATGCATAGCGTGTATCTCGAAGACGGCGTCCAGCAGATGCGCATGGTCGATGGCTACAAGATCGCCCCGGGCGAGACACTGACGCTGGCCTCGGGCGGCGACCATCTGATGATGCGGTTCCCGCGTGATCTGGAGCAATCGAACGGGCAGATCCCCGTGTCGTTGGCATTTCGCGGGGCCGATGGTGAACTGGTGTCCGTCGAAAGCCGCTTTGACCTGAGGCAAAGCGCCCCGTAG
- a CDS encoding alpha-L-glutamate ligase-like protein encodes MRWPGTILREAGILSMNQRNADFIMRHNARRLYPLVDDKLQTKALAQKAGIAVPELYGVVRTEHAIRELADTLGDKTSFVVKPAHGSGGNGILVVKDRRARGYIKASGSMMSDSELGHHISNILSGMFSLGGMPDQAMIEYCVQFDPIFENVAFQGVPDIRTIVFRGVPVASMVRLPTRSSDGKANLHQGAVGAGIELTSGITQDGVCQNARVSSHPDTGAPLAGIGIPGWDTLLLLAARCYDLARLGYLGVDVVLDRHHGPLVLELNARPGLSIQLANRRGLLPVLRAIEQQKTIPDTAEDRVALGLDLLARHTPA; translated from the coding sequence ATGCGGTGGCCCGGTACCATACTTCGAGAGGCCGGCATCCTCTCGATGAACCAGCGCAATGCCGATTTCATCATGCGCCACAACGCGCGCCGGCTTTACCCGCTGGTGGATGACAAGCTGCAGACCAAGGCACTGGCACAGAAGGCCGGTATCGCCGTGCCGGAGCTCTATGGCGTCGTGCGAACCGAGCACGCCATCCGCGAGCTGGCCGATACCCTGGGCGACAAGACCTCCTTTGTCGTCAAGCCAGCCCATGGCAGCGGCGGCAACGGGATTCTCGTGGTCAAGGACCGTCGCGCCCGCGGCTATATCAAGGCCAGCGGCAGCATGATGTCGGATAGCGAACTGGGCCATCACATCTCCAACATCCTATCGGGGATGTTCAGCCTGGGCGGCATGCCGGACCAGGCCATGATCGAGTACTGCGTGCAGTTCGACCCGATCTTCGAAAACGTGGCGTTTCAGGGTGTACCGGATATCCGCACCATCGTTTTCCGGGGCGTGCCGGTCGCTTCGATGGTGCGCTTGCCGACACGGTCATCGGACGGCAAGGCCAATCTCCATCAGGGAGCGGTCGGCGCCGGAATCGAGCTGACCAGCGGGATCACCCAGGATGGCGTCTGTCAGAACGCTCGGGTTTCCAGCCACCCCGATACCGGCGCGCCGCTGGCCGGGATTGGCATTCCCGGCTGGGACACGCTCCTGTTGCTCGCCGCCCGCTGCTATGACTTGGCCCGGCTGGGCTATCTGGGAGTGGATGTGGTGCTGGATCGCCATCACGGCCCGTTGGTGCTGGAGCTCAACGCCCGGCCGGGTCTGTCCATCCAGCTGGCGAATCGCCGCGGTCTGCTGCCCGTGCTCAGGGCAATCGAACAACAAAAAACAATCCCCGATACGGCCGAAGACCGGGTCGCACTCGGATTGGACTTGCTCGCCCGCCACACCCCGGCATAA
- a CDS encoding inactive transglutaminase family protein, with translation MRNLPVWIIAALLIAAGLSLTAYKARSLGLPLTPSTEAAVWTVEARAAFRARGGPVKATLLIPGQPPGFEQLDEDFISSGFGVSQEDSGLNRAALWAIRRANGTQALYYRVTVYESETRPATHTDPFPGYPQVPAYGESTQAAVNALLEEVRSESADIVTFARALIERMNREGSNPSVDSLRSGSNSPGAWAQWLVDVLAGARIPARVIWGLPLVDGTRDASLVPYIEVHNEQRWIPMSPLTGKTGLPDDFLVWRVGNDPLLAVDGGAQPDVRFSVARSQREIVSIARDRARNHGSLLLDYSLFALPVQTQNVYKVLLTVPLGAFLVVLLRNVVGVKTFGTFMPILIALAFRETKLLWGIILFSLIVALGLGLRFALERLKLLLVPRLASVLIIVIFLMLLVSLISHQLGMEKGLSIALFPMVILAMTIERMSLVWEEHGAGEATLQGCGSLLVAAAGFLVMSNPTLTHLVFVFPELLLVLLGGCLILGRYTGYRLSEFWRFRAVIAGKQL, from the coding sequence TTGAGAAACCTGCCTGTCTGGATCATCGCCGCGCTGCTGATCGCCGCCGGGCTGTCACTTACGGCGTATAAGGCCCGCAGCCTGGGCCTGCCCCTAACACCCAGCACGGAAGCGGCGGTATGGACCGTCGAAGCCCGGGCAGCCTTCCGCGCGAGGGGCGGCCCCGTGAAAGCCACCTTGCTCATTCCTGGGCAGCCGCCGGGCTTCGAGCAGTTGGACGAGGATTTCATCTCCAGCGGATTTGGTGTGAGCCAGGAAGACAGTGGTCTGAACCGGGCTGCGCTGTGGGCCATCCGGCGCGCCAACGGCACCCAGGCGCTTTATTACCGGGTCACCGTCTATGAATCCGAAACACGCCCGGCCACGCATACCGACCCCTTCCCGGGCTACCCGCAGGTGCCTGCCTATGGCGAATCCACCCAGGCGGCCGTCAACGCGCTGCTAGAGGAAGTGCGTTCCGAATCCGCAGATATCGTGACCTTCGCCCGCGCGCTCATCGAGCGCATGAACCGCGAGGGCAGCAACCCGTCTGTCGACAGCCTACGCAGTGGCAGCAACAGCCCCGGCGCCTGGGCGCAGTGGCTGGTGGATGTACTGGCGGGTGCCCGAATTCCTGCCCGGGTGATCTGGGGCCTGCCACTGGTCGATGGCACCCGAGATGCCTCGCTGGTGCCGTACATCGAAGTCCATAACGAGCAGCGCTGGATTCCGATGTCTCCGCTCACCGGCAAGACCGGACTGCCGGACGACTTCCTGGTCTGGCGCGTTGGCAACGACCCGTTACTCGCGGTCGACGGCGGCGCACAGCCGGATGTGCGGTTCTCGGTGGCGCGCAGCCAGCGGGAAATCGTCTCCATCGCGCGGGACCGGGCACGCAACCACGGCTCGTTGCTGCTGGATTACTCGTTGTTTGCGCTGCCGGTGCAAACCCAGAACGTTTACAAGGTCTTGCTGACGGTGCCGCTCGGTGCATTCCTGGTCGTGCTGCTACGCAACGTCGTGGGCGTGAAGACGTTTGGGACCTTCATGCCCATCCTGATTGCCCTGGCCTTCCGCGAAACCAAACTGCTGTGGGGCATTATTCTGTTCTCGCTCATCGTGGCACTGGGACTGGGTCTGCGATTCGCCCTGGAGCGATTGAAACTGCTGCTGGTTCCCCGGCTGGCCTCGGTCTTGATCATTGTCATCTTCCTGATGCTGCTGGTCAGTCTGATCAGCCATCAGCTCGGCATGGAGAAGGGCCTCTCGATTGCCCTGTTCCCCATGGTGATCCTGGCGATGACCATTGAGCGCATGTCGCTGGTTTGGGAAGAGCACGGCGCGGGCGAAGCCACGCTGCAGGGCTGTGGCAGCTTACTGGTCGCCGCCGCAGGGTTCTTGGTGATGAGCAACCCGACGCTGACCCATCTCGTGTTCGTGTTCCCCGAACTGCTGCTGGTATTGCTCGGGGGCTGCCTGATTCTGGGGCGTTACACCGGTTACCGGCTGTCCGAGTTCTGGCGGTTCCGTGCCGTGATTGCGGGTAAACAGCTCTGA
- a CDS encoding ATP-dependent zinc protease family protein codes for MRRFLSTALVLAALAPQTVAADSRTPGKVIAGWVEKMTVLPWDIVVSAKLDTGALTSSIYAEDIERFEKDDERWVRFTLVLEDADDEVHRIETEAPLTRSVRIKDHDDPSSRRAVVELEFCFDGRRRRTQFSLADRGSFIYPVLLGRRFLEDVAVVDPAATFMTQAACR; via the coding sequence ATGCGAAGGTTCCTCAGCACAGCGTTGGTACTGGCGGCGCTGGCTCCTCAAACAGTGGCCGCGGACAGCCGCACGCCCGGCAAGGTCATCGCAGGCTGGGTCGAGAAAATGACCGTCCTGCCTTGGGACATCGTCGTTTCAGCCAAGCTCGACACCGGGGCGCTGACCTCATCGATTTATGCTGAAGACATTGAGCGCTTCGAGAAAGATGATGAGCGCTGGGTCCGTTTTACGCTGGTGCTGGAAGATGCCGACGACGAAGTGCACCGTATCGAAACCGAAGCGCCTCTGACACGCAGCGTGCGCATCAAGGACCATGACGACCCCAGTTCTCGTCGCGCTGTGGTTGAGCTGGAGTTCTGTTTTGACGGTCGCCGACGCAGAACGCAGTTCTCGCTGGCCGATCGTGGCAGCTTTATCTATCCCGTGCTGCTGGGGCGGCGTTTTCTCGAAGACGTCGCGGTTGTGGACCCGGCGGCCACCTTTATGACCCAGGCTGCCTGCCGCTAG
- a CDS encoding succinylglutamate desuccinylase/aspartoacylase family protein: MTAPEPTPAPPAVQAFELLGEAVQPGTWRQLAWSASYHFGELGGATPVLVSHGAEPGPVLCLTGAVHGDELNGIEIIRRVVHSLDPKGLSGTVIGVPIVNLAGFQRNSRYLPDRRDLNRYFPGSPTGSLASRVAHSFFTQIIERCDRLADLHTGSFHRTNLPQLRADLSNPAVVELSRGFGGIAVLQTQGAKGTLRRAAVDAGIPAVTLEAGEPLRLQPQQVDQGVRGIETLMHKLGMINRQRNWPNPQPVFYESYWVRSDHGGILLTQVDVGDVVREGTVLGTVTDPITNVRHEVLSPYRGRILGMALNQVVMPGFAAFRVGIQTTEEAVQEEAATAADTQPVPAQEARDDTSEIERPPPERAEEMPPRIEGDDAPEEESGEGGPAAPERAGETDDAPAAVAAPPEP, encoded by the coding sequence GTGACCGCCCCAGAACCCACCCCAGCGCCCCCTGCAGTTCAAGCGTTCGAGTTGCTTGGGGAGGCTGTGCAGCCGGGGACTTGGCGCCAGCTTGCCTGGTCGGCCAGTTATCACTTCGGCGAGCTGGGTGGTGCCACGCCGGTGCTGGTCTCCCACGGGGCCGAGCCGGGTCCGGTGTTGTGCCTGACAGGCGCCGTGCATGGGGACGAACTCAACGGCATCGAAATCATTCGTCGTGTGGTGCACTCGCTGGACCCCAAAGGGCTGTCCGGAACGGTGATCGGTGTGCCGATTGTCAATCTGGCGGGTTTTCAGCGGAACTCGCGCTATCTGCCAGACCGGCGTGATCTGAACCGCTACTTCCCCGGTTCGCCAACTGGCAGTCTGGCATCCCGCGTTGCCCATTCGTTTTTTACCCAGATCATCGAACGGTGCGATCGTTTGGCCGATCTACATACCGGTTCGTTCCACCGCACCAATCTTCCGCAGCTTCGCGCGGATTTGAGTAATCCAGCGGTGGTGGAGCTGAGTCGCGGCTTTGGAGGCATTGCGGTGCTGCAAACCCAGGGCGCAAAGGGCACGCTGCGTCGCGCTGCGGTCGATGCCGGCATACCGGCCGTGACGCTGGAGGCGGGTGAGCCGTTGCGATTGCAGCCACAACAGGTGGATCAGGGGGTCCGCGGCATCGAAACCCTGATGCACAAGCTCGGCATGATCAACCGTCAGCGCAACTGGCCGAACCCGCAGCCGGTGTTTTACGAGTCCTACTGGGTGCGCTCGGACCATGGCGGCATCTTGCTGACCCAGGTGGATGTGGGCGATGTGGTTCGTGAGGGGACGGTGCTGGGCACGGTGACCGATCCGATTACCAACGTGCGGCATGAGGTGTTGTCTCCGTATCGCGGGCGGATCCTGGGCATGGCGCTTAATCAGGTGGTCATGCCGGGGTTTGCCGCGTTCAGGGTCGGGATCCAGACCACGGAGGAGGCCGTGCAGGAAGAGGCCGCGACTGCCGCTGACACGCAGCCCGTGCCGGCGCAAGAGGCCCGCGATGACACCTCCGAAATCGAACGCCCCCCGCCGGAACGCGCCGAGGAGATGCCGCCCCGCATCGAGGGCGATGACGCGCCCGAGGAGGAGTCGGGCGAGGGGGGTCCTGCGGCGCCGGAGCGCGCAGGCGAAACCGACGACGCGCCGGCTGCTGTGGCCGCACCTCCTGAGCCTTGA